The Phalacrocorax carbo chromosome 11, bPhaCar2.1, whole genome shotgun sequence genome includes a region encoding these proteins:
- the CCNB3 gene encoding G2/mitotic-specific cyclin-B3 isoform X1, giving the protein MPLPRNAKVLSTKQPRAGKVGPAAENANPEKPLLQEESSQAKRSPSSPQGGPKKRSAFGDITNAHKNQVVAGKKEAVKVAPNKAQRAHAALGVAKNNEINLKKSMKKTPPTETPAEPRKDPVPEELVPAQVPAVEDIDKEQLGDPYANAEYAKEIFEYMREREEKFILPDYMEKQPDISGDMRAVLVDWMVEVQENFELNHETLYLAVKLVDHYLVEVVSMRDKLQLIGSTAILIASKFEERCPPCVDDFLYICDDAYKREELIAMEISILSTLKFDINIPIPYRFLRRFAKCAHATMETLTLARFLCEMTLQEYDYARESPSKLAASCLLLALTMKNLGGWTPTLEYYSGYRSQDLHPLVKRLNFLLTYQPHDKLKAVRTKYSHRVFFEVAKVTPMDMLKLEEQLKSC; this is encoded by the exons ATGCCGTTGCCACGCAATGCCAAGGTGCTGAGCACCAAGCAGCCCCGAGCAGGCAAGGTGGGCCCTGCTGCAGAGAATGCCAACCCTGAGAAG CCTCTACTGCAGGAGGAAAGCTCTCAGGCCAAGAGGTCTCCATCCTCACCCCAGGGCGGGCCCAAGAAGAGATCAGCATTCGGGGACATCACCAAT GCTCACAAGAACCAGGTggtggcagggaagaaggaggcCGTGAAAGTGGCACCAAACAAGGCACAGAGGGCCCATGCTGCCCTGGGGGTGGCCAAAAACAATGAGATCAACCTGAAAAA GTCAATGAAGAAAACTCCACCAACAGAGACTCCTGCAGAGCCCAGAAAGGATCCTGTGCCAGAGGAGCTGGTGCCTGCACAG gTACCAGCAGTGGAGGACATAGACAAGGAGCAGCTGGGTGACCCCTATGCCAATGCAGAGTATGCCAAGGAGATCTTTGAATACATGCGGGAAAGAGAG GAGAAATTCATACTACCTGACTACATGGAGAAGCAGCCAGACATCAGTGGGGACATGCGTGCTGTCCTGGTGGACTGGATGGTGGAGGTGCAG GAGAACTTTGAGCTCAACCATGAGACACTGTACCTGGCTGTGAAGCTGGTGGACCACTACCTGGTAGAGGTGGTGAGCATGAGGGACAAGCTGCAGCTCATTGGCTCTACTGCCATCCTCATCGCCTCCAAATTTGAG GAGCGGTGCCCACCATGCGTAGATGACTTTCTCTACATCTGCGACGATGCCTACAAGCGGGAAGAGCTCATTGCTATGGAGATAAGCATCCTCAGCACCCTCAAGTTCGACATCAACATCCCTATCCCCTACCGCTTCCTGCGACGCTTTGCCAAG TGTGCCCATGCCACCATGGAGACGCTGACACTGGCCCGTTTCCTCTGTGAGATGACACTGCAGGAGTACGATTATGCCCGGGAGAGCCCCTCTaagctggctgccagctgcctgctgctggcactCACCATGAAGAACCTCGGTGGCTGG ACCCCCACACTGGAATACTACAGCGGGTACCGCTCCCAGGACCTGCATCCCCTGGTGAAGAGGTTGAATTTCTTGCTCACATACCAGCCCCATGACAAGCTGAAGGCTGTGCGCACCAAGTACTCACACAG GGTCTTCTTTGAGGTTGCCAAAGTCACCCCTATGGACATGCTCAAGCTGGAGGAGCAACTGAAGAGCTGCTAG
- the CCNB3 gene encoding G2/mitotic-specific cyclin-B3 isoform X2, translating into MPLPRNAKVLSTKQPRAGKVGPAAENANPEKEESSQAKRSPSSPQGGPKKRSAFGDITNAHKNQVVAGKKEAVKVAPNKAQRAHAALGVAKNNEINLKKSMKKTPPTETPAEPRKDPVPEELVPAQVPAVEDIDKEQLGDPYANAEYAKEIFEYMREREEKFILPDYMEKQPDISGDMRAVLVDWMVEVQENFELNHETLYLAVKLVDHYLVEVVSMRDKLQLIGSTAILIASKFEERCPPCVDDFLYICDDAYKREELIAMEISILSTLKFDINIPIPYRFLRRFAKCAHATMETLTLARFLCEMTLQEYDYARESPSKLAASCLLLALTMKNLGGWTPTLEYYSGYRSQDLHPLVKRLNFLLTYQPHDKLKAVRTKYSHRVFFEVAKVTPMDMLKLEEQLKSC; encoded by the exons ATGCCGTTGCCACGCAATGCCAAGGTGCTGAGCACCAAGCAGCCCCGAGCAGGCAAGGTGGGCCCTGCTGCAGAGAATGCCAACCCTGAGAAG GAGGAAAGCTCTCAGGCCAAGAGGTCTCCATCCTCACCCCAGGGCGGGCCCAAGAAGAGATCAGCATTCGGGGACATCACCAAT GCTCACAAGAACCAGGTggtggcagggaagaaggaggcCGTGAAAGTGGCACCAAACAAGGCACAGAGGGCCCATGCTGCCCTGGGGGTGGCCAAAAACAATGAGATCAACCTGAAAAA GTCAATGAAGAAAACTCCACCAACAGAGACTCCTGCAGAGCCCAGAAAGGATCCTGTGCCAGAGGAGCTGGTGCCTGCACAG gTACCAGCAGTGGAGGACATAGACAAGGAGCAGCTGGGTGACCCCTATGCCAATGCAGAGTATGCCAAGGAGATCTTTGAATACATGCGGGAAAGAGAG GAGAAATTCATACTACCTGACTACATGGAGAAGCAGCCAGACATCAGTGGGGACATGCGTGCTGTCCTGGTGGACTGGATGGTGGAGGTGCAG GAGAACTTTGAGCTCAACCATGAGACACTGTACCTGGCTGTGAAGCTGGTGGACCACTACCTGGTAGAGGTGGTGAGCATGAGGGACAAGCTGCAGCTCATTGGCTCTACTGCCATCCTCATCGCCTCCAAATTTGAG GAGCGGTGCCCACCATGCGTAGATGACTTTCTCTACATCTGCGACGATGCCTACAAGCGGGAAGAGCTCATTGCTATGGAGATAAGCATCCTCAGCACCCTCAAGTTCGACATCAACATCCCTATCCCCTACCGCTTCCTGCGACGCTTTGCCAAG TGTGCCCATGCCACCATGGAGACGCTGACACTGGCCCGTTTCCTCTGTGAGATGACACTGCAGGAGTACGATTATGCCCGGGAGAGCCCCTCTaagctggctgccagctgcctgctgctggcactCACCATGAAGAACCTCGGTGGCTGG ACCCCCACACTGGAATACTACAGCGGGTACCGCTCCCAGGACCTGCATCCCCTGGTGAAGAGGTTGAATTTCTTGCTCACATACCAGCCCCATGACAAGCTGAAGGCTGTGCGCACCAAGTACTCACACAG GGTCTTCTTTGAGGTTGCCAAAGTCACCCCTATGGACATGCTCAAGCTGGAGGAGCAACTGAAGAGCTGCTAG